One genomic region from Streptomyces sp. Li-HN-5-11 encodes:
- a CDS encoding lipid-transfer protein, whose product MSLRTRDALGGRAAIAGIGATEFSKDSGRSELRLAVEAVRVALDDAGLTPGDVDGMVTFTMDTSPEITVAQACGIGELSFFSRVHYGGGAACATVQQAVLAVAAGVADVVVCYRAFNERSGRRFGAGVQHREPSAEGAALGWSLPFGLLTPASWVAMAAQRYLHTHGLTPEAFGHVAVVDRKYAATNPAAYFHGRPITLADHAASRWIAEPLRLLDCCQETDGGQALVVTSVERARDLPHPPAVVAAAAQGAGRAQEQMTSFYRDDLAGLPEMGVVARQLWRTSGLGPADLDVGILYDHFTPFVLMQLEEFGLCGRGEAAAFVAEGRLPLNTHGGQLGEAYLHGMNGIAEAVRQLRGTSVNQIPGAATSLVTAGTGVPTSGLVLTADG is encoded by the coding sequence ATGAGCCTGCGTACCCGGGACGCTCTCGGCGGGCGGGCGGCGATCGCCGGCATCGGGGCGACGGAGTTCTCCAAGGACTCCGGGCGCAGCGAGCTGCGGCTGGCCGTGGAGGCGGTGCGGGTGGCGCTCGACGACGCGGGACTCACGCCCGGCGACGTGGACGGCATGGTCACGTTCACCATGGACACCAGCCCGGAGATCACCGTGGCACAGGCCTGCGGGATCGGGGAGCTGTCCTTCTTCTCCCGGGTCCACTACGGCGGCGGGGCGGCCTGCGCGACCGTCCAGCAGGCGGTGCTCGCCGTCGCCGCGGGAGTGGCCGATGTCGTGGTCTGCTACCGGGCCTTCAACGAGCGTTCGGGCCGCAGGTTCGGCGCCGGAGTGCAGCACCGGGAGCCTTCGGCGGAGGGCGCGGCGCTCGGCTGGTCCCTGCCGTTCGGGCTGCTCACCCCGGCCTCCTGGGTGGCGATGGCGGCCCAGCGCTACCTGCACACCCACGGGCTGACGCCGGAGGCGTTCGGGCATGTGGCCGTCGTCGACCGCAAGTACGCGGCGACGAACCCGGCGGCGTACTTCCACGGCCGCCCCATCACGCTCGCCGACCACGCGGCCTCGCGCTGGATCGCCGAACCGCTGCGGCTGCTGGACTGCTGCCAGGAGACGGACGGCGGGCAGGCACTCGTCGTCACCTCTGTTGAACGGGCCCGTGACCTGCCCCACCCGCCCGCCGTCGTGGCGGCGGCGGCGCAGGGCGCCGGCCGCGCCCAGGAGCAGATGACCAGCTTCTACCGCGACGATCTGGCCGGCCTGCCCGAGATGGGCGTGGTGGCGCGCCAGCTGTGGCGGACGTCCGGGCTCGGCCCGGCCGACCTCGACGTCGGCATCCTGTACGACCACTTCACGCCGTTCGTGCTGATGCAGCTGGAGGAGTTCGGTTTGTGCGGGCGGGGGGAGGCGGCCGCCTTCGTGGCGGAGGGGCGGCTGCCCCTGAACACCCACGGGGGACAGCTCGGGGAGGCGTATCTGCACGGGATGAACGGCATCGCGGAGGCGGTACGGCAGCTGCGCGGCACCTCGGTGAACCAGATCCCCGGAGCGGCCACGAGCCTGGTCACGGCGGGGACGGGGGTGCCGACGTCCGGCCTGGTCCTCACGGCCGACGGCTGA
- a CDS encoding SigE family RNA polymerase sigma factor, whose protein sequence is MTTPVCTSASTAAVPAAQTLAYPSFSSYVRARQPMLLRTARSLTANPSDAEDLLQTALTKTYVAWERIEDHRALDGYVRRALLNTRTSQWRKRKVDEFTCDELPEPEPDPGAADPAEQQALHDAMWRAITKLPARQRAMVVLRYYEDLSEVQTAEVLGVSVGTVKSAVSRALGKLREDPELAPVR, encoded by the coding sequence ATGACCACACCCGTCTGCACCAGCGCGTCGACGGCCGCCGTACCGGCGGCACAGACCCTGGCGTATCCGTCGTTCAGCTCGTACGTACGGGCCCGCCAGCCGATGTTGCTGCGCACCGCCCGGTCGCTGACCGCGAACCCGAGCGACGCGGAGGACCTGCTGCAGACCGCGCTCACCAAGACGTACGTCGCGTGGGAGCGGATCGAGGACCACCGGGCGCTCGACGGCTACGTCCGCCGTGCCCTGCTGAACACGCGCACCTCGCAGTGGCGCAAGCGCAAGGTCGACGAGTTCACCTGCGACGAGCTGCCCGAGCCGGAGCCCGACCCCGGAGCGGCCGACCCCGCGGAGCAGCAGGCGCTGCACGACGCGATGTGGCGGGCGATCACCAAGCTGCCCGCCCGGCAGCGGGCGATGGTCGTCCTCAGGTACTACGAGGACCTCTCCGAGGTGCAGACGGCCGAGGTGCTCGGCGTGTCCGTGGGCACCGTCAAGTCGGCGGTGTCGCGGGCGCTGGGCAAGCTGCGCGAGGATCCTGAACTGGCGCCGGTGCGTTAG